TATTTTTTCTTTTTCTTCTTTGCTTAAGTCTCCTCTAAGAGTTCCTGCAATCGTAATATTGGTAGTAGGTTTCATGTTGTTTTCTGCAAAGATACTGTCTAACTCTTCTTTTAAATAAGGGATGCTGTCATATTGGCCATATAGGATAATATCAATGATAACATAGGTATTTGTACTATTTTCTTCTTCATACTTGATGGATTCCAACTTGACAGTGGTTTTAGCATTTTTCGAAACTCTAGTTGTAGTGAATTCTCTAAATGTATCGCTGTCTTTTTCTTCTGTGTTGTCAGCTTTTAAAATTCCTAGAGCCTCTGTAATTCTCTTAGAATAAGCTTTCATTTCTTCAAGATCGGAAAATGATTGATTTAACAGTCCCCAACTGTTGAGATTGATTTGAATGGTTTCGAAATCAGAATTATTAAACGCTGAAAGAAGAGTTCTTTCACCATTTTTATTATTTCCTATTTGCAGAAAAGCTACACTATAAACTATTGCTAAAAATCCTAAAAAAATGATTACCTTTTTTTTCATTTTATTTCCTCCCGCCCATAAATCTATTTAAAGTATGGACAAGTAGAAAATATTTAATCATTTCAAAAATTTTTTTAAGAAGAGGAATTTCCTATGTAACAAAAAAGAACGGTCAAAAAACCGTTCTTTTGAAATATATATTTGGATTATTTATTATATTTACTAAGTTCAAGCCTTACAAGTGCTCGTCTTAAGGCACTTTCAGCTCGAGCTATATTAATATCCGAAGTTCTGTTTGCCAATCTTTCTTCTGCTCTTCTTTTAGCTTCTTCTGCTCTGGCTACATCTATTTCCTCCGGCCACTCCGCTGCATCGGTAAGAATGGTAACCTTATCCGGTTGTACCTCTGCAAAACCTCCAATTAAGGATGCTTTCTTTTCATTTCCATCTTGTTTAATACGAATAGTACCAATGGAAATGATCGTTGTTAAAGGTTCATGATCCGGTAATATCCCGATATCTCCCTCAGTGGTTCGAAAACTTACGCGGTCTACCTCTCCATCAAAAAAATTTCTTTCTGGTGTAATGATTTGAAGTTGTATTTTCATACAATCACCTACAATGTTTTGGCATTTTCTATAGCATCGTCAATGGTTCCAACCATATGGAATGCAGTTTCCGGAAGGTCGTCATGTTTTCCTTCTATTATTTCTTTAAAGCCTCTTATAGTTTCTTTTAACGGAACGTATTTTCCTGCCATTCCGGTAAAGTTTTCTGCCACGAAGAAAGGTTGAGACAAGAAACGCTGTACTTTTCTTGCACGGCTTACAATCAACTTATCTTCTTCAGATAATTCGTCCATTCCTAACATAGCGATAATATCCTGAAGTTCTTTGTATCTTTGGAGTATCGCTTGCACTCCTCTGGCTACTTCATAATGCTCTTCCCCTACAATAGCAGGGTCTAATATTCTTGAAGTGGAATCCAGTGGGTCAACCGCAGGATAAATTCCCAACTCAACAATGGCACGGGAAAGTACTGTGGTCGCATCAAGATGCGCGAAAGTAGTCGCCGGTGCTGGGTCCGTTAAGTCATCGGCAGGTACATATACTGCCTGAACTGATGTAATGGAGCCTTTTTTAGTTGATGTAATTCTTTCCTGCAATGCCCCTACTTCAGTTGCAAGGGTAGGCTGATATCCTACGGCACTGGGCATACGTCCCAAAAGTGCTGAAACTTCAGATCCCGCTTGAATGAAACGGAAAATATTATCAATGAATAAAAGTACGTCTTGTCCGGTTTTATCTCTGAAGTACTCTGCCATAGTAAGACCGGTAAGCCCTACTCTCATTCTGGCTCCTGGTGGTTCGTTCATCTGTCCGAACACCATGGTTGTTTTATCCAATACTCCAGAGCTTGCCATTTCGTAATAGAGGTCATTTCCTTCCCTTGTTCTTTCACCAACCCCGGTAAATACGGAAACGCCCCCATGCTCTGTAGCAATATTTCTGATCAATTCTTGAATCAATACAGTTTTACCTACTCCCGCACCTCCAAAAAGTCCAATCTTTCCACCTTTTGAATAGGGGCATAGAAGGTCTACAACTTTAATTCCTGTTTCCAGGATCTCAATTTCTGTGGACTGTTCTTCAAAGGCCGGAGCCGGTCTATGAATAGACCATTTTTCTTCGGTTTTTGGAGTTGGCTTATTATCAATAGCCTCTCCAACGACATTAAAGATTCTGCCGAGAGTATGTTCTCCTACAGGTACACAAATAGGACTTCCTGTATCAACAGCTTCCATTCCCCTCATCAAGCCGTCCGTAGATGCCATCGCAACACATCTTACAACATCATCTCCCATATGCTGTGCAACTTCTACAGTCAGCTTTTCTCCATCCTGCCTTGTAATAATGATTGCATTATTAAGTGCAGGAAGATGCTCGGGGGAAAATTTAATGTCCAATACAGGTCCTATAATTTGTACGATTTTCCCTATATTTGCATCCGCCATGGATTTTCACTCCTTCATTCATATACTGCCTTTACTTCAAAGCTTCTGATCCGCCTACAATTTCGGTTATTTCTTGGGTAATACTTGCTTGCCTTGCTCTGTTGTATTCCACTGTTAATCTGTCGATGATATCCATAGCATTTTCTGTTGCAGAGTCCATAGCAGTCATTCTTGCTCCCTGTTCACTGGCAGCAGACTCAACCATAGCTCCGTAGATAATGCTATTGATATACTTTGGAATAACATGTTCTAAAACCCCTTCAGGCGAAGGTTCATAGGACATTAAAGTATCTTCTTCTTTTGAGTCTTTGACTTCGTTAAATTCTGAAACGTCAACCGGCAATACTTTCTTTACTGTAGGTACTTGTTGAATAGTGGATTTAAAAGCAGTATAAACTAAATATACTTCATCAATCTCTTCTTTCATGTATAAATCCAATACCGTTTCCCCTACTCTAGCAGCATGGGAGTATCTGGGGTTTTCCGAAATTCCTAAATGCGCTTCATGAATATTGTATTTTCTTCTGGTAAAGAAGTCTCTTGCTTTTTTTCCTATAACTATAAATTTTACATTCTGCTTTTGTCCCATATGCTGCAGAGCCTGCTTACATACATTGGCATTGTATCCTCCAGCCAAGCCCCTGTCTGAAGCCATAACAATATACATTGTATTCTTAACTTCTCTTTCTTTTATGTATGGATGGCTGATTCCTCTACTTCCATGCACAATAGAAGAAATAGTTTTTTGCATTGTTAAAAAGAATGGTCTGGTTTCTTCCAGATTTTTTCTTGCTTTTTGCATCTTGGCTGTGGAAACGAGTTTCATTGCCTTTGTAATTTGGCTGGTACTGTGAACACTTTTAATTCGTCTTTTTA
The genomic region above belongs to Defluviitalea saccharophila and contains:
- the atpD gene encoding F0F1 ATP synthase subunit beta, yielding MADANIGKIVQIIGPVLDIKFSPEHLPALNNAIIITRQDGEKLTVEVAQHMGDDVVRCVAMASTDGLMRGMEAVDTGSPICVPVGEHTLGRIFNVVGEAIDNKPTPKTEEKWSIHRPAPAFEEQSTEIEILETGIKVVDLLCPYSKGGKIGLFGGAGVGKTVLIQELIRNIATEHGGVSVFTGVGERTREGNDLYYEMASSGVLDKTTMVFGQMNEPPGARMRVGLTGLTMAEYFRDKTGQDVLLFIDNIFRFIQAGSEVSALLGRMPSAVGYQPTLATEVGALQERITSTKKGSITSVQAVYVPADDLTDPAPATTFAHLDATTVLSRAIVELGIYPAVDPLDSTSRILDPAIVGEEHYEVARGVQAILQRYKELQDIIAMLGMDELSEEDKLIVSRARKVQRFLSQPFFVAENFTGMAGKYVPLKETIRGFKEIIEGKHDDLPETAFHMVGTIDDAIENAKTL
- a CDS encoding YwmB family TATA-box binding protein, producing the protein MKKKVIIFLGFLAIVYSVAFLQIGNNKNGERTLLSAFNNSDFETIQINLNSWGLLNQSFSDLEEMKAYSKRITEALGILKADNTEEKDSDTFREFTTTRVSKNAKTTVKLESIKYEEENSTNTYVIIDIILYGQYDSIPYLKEELDSIFAENNMKPTTNITIAGTLRGDLSKEEKEKIAKNIMKDIGAKIEETYETEEIYSVYGYTRLIDDWLVSNGKKINVNLAFHYNEYEGSTYLYLATPVITVDY
- the atpG gene encoding ATP synthase F1 subunit gamma, coding for MASIRNIKRRIKSVHSTSQITKAMKLVSTAKMQKARKNLEETRPFFLTMQKTISSIVHGSRGISHPYIKEREVKNTMYIVMASDRGLAGGYNANVCKQALQHMGQKQNVKFIVIGKKARDFFTRRKYNIHEAHLGISENPRYSHAARVGETVLDLYMKEEIDEVYLVYTAFKSTIQQVPTVKKVLPVDVSEFNEVKDSKEEDTLMSYEPSPEGVLEHVIPKYINSIIYGAMVESAASEQGARMTAMDSATENAMDIIDRLTVEYNRARQASITQEITEIVGGSEALK
- a CDS encoding F0F1 ATP synthase subunit epsilon, whose amino-acid sequence is MKIQLQIITPERNFFDGEVDRVSFRTTEGDIGILPDHEPLTTIISIGTIRIKQDGNEKKASLIGGFAEVQPDKVTILTDAAEWPEEIDVARAEEAKRRAEERLANRTSDINIARAESALRRALVRLELSKYNK